The proteins below come from a single Athene noctua chromosome 6, bAthNoc1.hap1.1, whole genome shotgun sequence genomic window:
- the LRRC4C gene encoding leucine-rich repeat-containing protein 4C, with protein MLNKMTLHPQQIMIGPRFNRALFDPLLVVLLALQLLVVAGLVRAQTCPSVCSCSNQFSKVICVRKNLRDVPDGISTNTRLLNLHENQIQIIKVNSFKHLRHLEILQLSRNHIRTIEIGAFNGLANLNTLELFDNRLTTIPNGAFVYLSKLKELWLRNNPIESIPSYAFNRIPSLRRLDLGELKRLSYISEGAFEGLSNLRYLNLAMCNLREIPNLTPLVKLDELDLSGNHLTAIRPGSFQGLMHLQKLWMIQSQIQVIERNAFDNLQSLVEINLAHNNLTLLPHDLFTPLRLERIHLHHNPWNCNCDILWLSWWIKDKAPSNTACCARCHTPPSLKGRYIGELDLNYFTCYAPVIVEPPADLNVTEGMAAEMKCRASTSLTSVSWITPNGSVMTHGAYRVRIAVLSDGTLNFTKVTVQDTGLYTCMVSNSVGNTTASATLNVTALDNPGYTYFSTVTVETVEPSQDEAQTTEQVGPTPVTNWETTNMTTSLTPQSTRSTEKMFTIPVTDANNGIPGIDEVMKTTKIIIGCFVAITLMAAVMLVIFYKMRKQHHRQNHHAPTRTVEIINVDDELTGDTPIESHLPMPAIEHEHLNHYNSYKSPFNHTTTVNTINSIHSSVHEPLLIRMNSKDNVQETQI; from the coding sequence ATGTTGAACAAGATGACCTTACATCCACAGCAGATAATGATAGGTCCTAGGTTTAACAGGGCCCTATTTGACCCCCTGCTTGTGGTGCTGTTGGCTCTTCAGCTTCTTGTGGTGGCTGGTCTAGTGAGGGCTCAAACTTGCCCTTCTGTCTGCTCCTGCAGCAATCAGTTTAGTAAAGTGATTTGTGTTCGGAAAAATCTGAGAGACGTGCCAGACGGCATCTCCACCAACACCCGGTTGCTCAATCTCCATGAGAACCAGATCCAAATCATTAAAGTTAATAGCTTCAAGCATCTGAGGCACCTAGAAATCCTGCAGCTCAGCAGGAATCACATCAGAACAATTGAAATAGGGGCTTTCAATGGTCTGGCCAATCTCAACACTTTGGAACTCTTTGATAATCGTCTGACCACTATCCCAAATGGGGCTTTTGTATACCTTTCAAAACTGAAGGAACTGTGGTTGAGAAATAACCCCATTGAGAGCATCCCTTCTTATGCTTTTAACAGAATCCCTTCTCTCCGGAGGCTGGATTTGGGGGAATTGAAAAGGCTTTCCTATATCTCAGAAGGTGCCTTTGAAGGTCTGTCCAACTTGAGGTATTTGAACCTTGCCATGTGCAATCTTCGAGAGATTCCTAACCTCACTCCACTTGTAAAACTGGATGAGTTAGATCTTTCTGGGAATCACCTGACTGCCATCAGGCCAGGTTCTTTCCAAGGGTTAATGCATCTTCAGAAATTGTGGATGATACAGTCCCAGATTCAAGTGATAGAAAGGAATGCTTTTGATAACCTTCAGTCACTTGTAGAGATCAATCTGGCACACAACAATCTAACGCTACTGCCTCATGACCTGTTCACACCACTCCGCCTAGAAAGGATCCACTTGCATCACAATCCTTGGAACTGCAACTGTGATATCCTTTGGCTCAGCTGGTGGATTAAAGACAAGGCACCCTCCAATACTGCATGCTGTGCCCGTTGCCACACACCTCCCAGTTTAAAAGGAAGGTACATTGGGGAGCTGGACCTGAATTACTTCACGTGTTATGCTCCAGTCATAGTGGAGCCACCAGCAGACCTCAACGTCACAGAAGGCATGGCTGCAGAGATGAAATGCCGGGCATCGACATCCCTGACCTCTGTATCTTGGATTACTCCAAACGGATCTGTTATGACGCATGGGGCATACAGAGTTCGGATTGCTGTGCTCAGTGACGGCACATTAAATTTTACAAAGGTAACTGTGCAAGACACGGGTTTGTATACATGCATGGTGAGTAACTCTGTCGGGAATACCACAGCTTCTGCCACACTGAATGTGACTGCCCTGGATAACCCTGGTTACACGTACTTTTCAACCGTCACAGTAGAGACTGTGGAACCTTCTCAGGATGAGGCACAGACCACAGAGCAAGTTGGGCCCACACCAGTTACCAACTGGGAGACCACTAACATGACAACCTCACTCACTCCACAGAGCACAAGATCTACAGAAAAAATGTTCACCATTCCTGTGACGGACGCAAACAACGGGATCCCGGGAATAGATGAGGTTATGAAGACTACCAAAATCATAATTGGTTGTTTTGTGGCTATCACTCTCATGGCTGCTGTGATGCTGGTAATTTTCTACAAAATGAGGAAACAGCATCACCGACAGAACCATCACGCTCCTACACGAACTGTAGAGATCATTAATGTGGATGATGAGCTTACAGGTGATACACCCATAGAGAGTCACTTGCCCATGCCAGCAATAGAGCATGAGCACCTAAATCACTATAACTCTTATAAGTCTCCTTTCAACCACACAACAACAGTTAACACAATAAATTCAATACACAGTTCAGTGCATGAACCGTTATTGATCCGAATGAACTCAAAAGACAATGTACAAGAGACTCAAATCTAA